Proteins encoded by one window of Lactobacillus paragasseri:
- the smc gene encoding chromosome segregation protein SMC codes for MPLQQLVLNGFKSFADKTTIRFNNGITGIVGPNGSGKSNITEAIRWVMGEGSAKSLRGENMKDVIFAGSQMRAPMNHAEVELIFDNRDHQLASDEKEVIVTRKILRNGESDYLLNHHPVRLKDVRTLFIESGMSSDSLGIISQGKVDEILNSKPQQRRGIFEEAAGVLHFKQQKETALKQLDKTNANLIRINDLVKELEGRIEPLHEQSSLAKEYKFQKEQLDHKLKQLLGLEIESLNEEKKDVAKKANTNQEILDKLDNEVKQSQADLEEKRKQSNKRHAEKDEKQQELLSLTQKLAALNTDLQMHQQSREYDVATQKEYNAQAEELKERQKHLYKQLTANEEDLKSQNQVLAEFLKKQKELKQELKQGPEQLNNQLEKVRSDYIQTLQDQTSNNNEIVYLKNELTRSQKSSNNRQQEVEEQLAVAKKVLAELKKQGHDLVLKRQQLNETISSLDQKITQKSKLKDQNEQTYLSVRNKLQQISAQVEGLKRIRDRHEGYYYGVKYVLNHQSDFHGIVGVIGELISFPAELEAALSTALSGGVQDLVTIDQNSARDAINLLKQTRSGRATFLPLDGLRHNEIATSTLNSLQSIEGFKGVAADLVTAKTKVNISNAISYLLGNVLVVDTIDTALRVQRRIGRYYRIVTLDGDIISPGGSMTGGTRNTRNNSPLATNAEIDKLTNQIKVGKEKFAKLEATLNDLNHKLSDLQTDLETKNTELNSLNQKISEQAIKYENEEKEVKRLNQLNDLQQKAELEKKQEEAELTSRLEKAQVKKDQLEKLAQTQRSKMDQLKSDLNDFDEAYQKLQTKLSNLNSDLAVVKNKLENLNAKKAELEEQLVNTNSRLKDIDEKIKALALSQNGQSETEIEEQVAELSKKKKQMQQALAEINQDLGKFDAQINNLDQVATRNYNLRKNTAAEQEEYSAKLGELKSQINQKLGTLSEEYSLTFEAALQLSKGQNTTELRKKLEREVHLHKMSLADIGEVNLNAIEEYEDVKTRYDFLNGQQTDLLKARKDIEESMSKLDDEVKNRFSTTFHQIEKSFAKIFPIMFDGGHARLELTDPKNLLETGIEIIAQPPGKKSQKLTLLSGGERALTAITLLFAMLQVNPVPFCILDEVEAALDETNVDRFAQFLNHYDMKTQFIVITHRRGTMQKADNLYGIVMQESGISKVLSVSLNEIKKEVN; via the coding sequence GTGCCACTACAACAATTAGTTTTAAATGGTTTTAAGTCTTTTGCTGATAAGACGACAATTAGATTTAATAATGGTATTACGGGAATCGTTGGTCCAAATGGTAGTGGAAAAAGTAACATTACTGAAGCAATTCGCTGGGTAATGGGTGAAGGTTCTGCCAAGTCTTTACGTGGTGAAAATATGAAAGATGTTATTTTCGCTGGTAGTCAAATGCGTGCTCCAATGAATCATGCTGAAGTGGAGTTGATTTTCGATAACCGCGACCACCAACTTGCTTCTGATGAAAAAGAAGTTATCGTAACCAGAAAAATTTTGCGTAACGGCGAAAGTGATTATCTTTTAAATCATCATCCCGTAAGATTAAAAGATGTTAGAACACTTTTTATTGAGTCAGGTATGTCTTCTGACAGTTTGGGCATCATTTCTCAAGGAAAAGTTGATGAAATTCTTAATTCTAAACCGCAGCAGCGTCGCGGGATCTTTGAAGAAGCAGCTGGTGTGCTTCATTTTAAACAACAAAAAGAAACTGCTTTAAAGCAATTAGATAAGACTAATGCTAATTTAATTAGAATTAATGACTTAGTTAAAGAATTAGAAGGCAGAATTGAGCCACTTCATGAACAAAGTTCTTTAGCAAAAGAATATAAGTTTCAAAAAGAACAGCTAGACCATAAGTTAAAGCAACTTTTAGGTTTAGAAATTGAAAGCTTAAATGAAGAGAAAAAAGATGTTGCTAAGAAAGCAAATACTAATCAAGAGATACTTGATAAGTTAGATAATGAAGTTAAGCAATCACAGGCTGATTTAGAAGAAAAACGCAAACAATCAAATAAACGTCACGCTGAAAAAGATGAAAAACAACAAGAGCTGTTATCTTTGACGCAAAAACTTGCTGCTCTTAATACTGATCTTCAGATGCACCAACAATCAAGAGAATATGATGTTGCGACACAAAAAGAATATAATGCTCAGGCTGAAGAATTAAAAGAACGACAAAAACATTTATATAAGCAGCTGACGGCTAATGAAGAAGATCTAAAGAGTCAGAATCAAGTTCTTGCAGAATTTTTAAAGAAACAAAAGGAATTAAAGCAGGAACTTAAGCAAGGACCAGAACAATTAAATAATCAGTTAGAGAAAGTTCGATCCGATTATATTCAAACTTTACAAGATCAAACTAGCAATAATAACGAGATTGTTTACCTAAAAAATGAATTGACGCGAAGCCAAAAATCAAGCAATAATCGCCAGCAAGAGGTTGAAGAGCAATTAGCAGTAGCGAAAAAAGTTCTTGCAGAACTAAAGAAGCAAGGCCATGATCTTGTTTTAAAACGACAACAATTAAATGAAACTATTTCGTCTCTTGACCAAAAGATTACTCAAAAAAGTAAGCTTAAAGATCAAAATGAACAAACCTATTTGAGTGTCAGAAATAAATTACAACAGATTTCTGCGCAAGTAGAGGGGCTAAAGCGAATTAGAGATCGCCATGAAGGTTATTATTATGGAGTTAAATACGTTTTAAACCATCAAAGTGATTTTCATGGAATTGTTGGTGTTATTGGCGAGCTGATTTCTTTCCCAGCTGAATTAGAAGCAGCCTTATCAACTGCTTTAAGTGGCGGAGTACAAGATTTAGTAACTATTGACCAGAATAGTGCAAGAGATGCAATTAATTTGCTAAAACAAACTCGAAGCGGGAGAGCTACCTTTTTACCATTAGATGGCTTGCGTCATAATGAAATTGCAACTTCTACATTGAATTCTCTTCAAAGCATCGAAGGATTTAAGGGTGTAGCGGCAGATTTAGTAACTGCTAAAACTAAAGTTAATATTTCAAATGCAATTTCTTATCTTTTAGGGAATGTGTTAGTAGTTGATACTATTGATACAGCTTTACGTGTTCAACGCAGAATTGGTCGTTACTATCGTATTGTTACTTTAGACGGAGATATTATTAGCCCTGGTGGAAGTATGACGGGGGGAACCAGAAATACCAGAAATAATTCTCCACTTGCAACTAATGCGGAAATTGATAAATTAACAAATCAAATTAAAGTTGGTAAAGAAAAATTTGCTAAATTAGAAGCGACTTTGAATGATCTAAATCATAAGTTATCTGATTTACAAACTGACTTAGAAACCAAAAATACTGAATTGAATTCTTTAAATCAAAAGATTAGTGAACAAGCAATTAAGTATGAAAATGAAGAAAAAGAAGTAAAGCGACTAAATCAGTTAAACGATCTACAACAAAAAGCTGAGCTTGAGAAAAAGCAAGAAGAAGCAGAACTTACCAGTCGCCTTGAAAAGGCACAAGTTAAAAAAGATCAACTTGAGAAGCTAGCTCAAACACAAAGGTCAAAAATGGATCAGTTAAAGAGTGATCTAAATGATTTTGATGAGGCTTATCAAAAACTTCAGACTAAATTAAGTAACTTAAATTCTGATTTGGCTGTAGTAAAGAATAAGCTTGAAAACCTTAATGCGAAAAAAGCAGAATTAGAAGAGCAATTGGTAAATACTAATTCTAGACTTAAAGACATTGATGAAAAAATCAAGGCACTTGCTTTATCTCAAAATGGTCAAAGCGAAACTGAGATAGAAGAGCAAGTCGCTGAATTAAGTAAAAAGAAAAAGCAGATGCAACAAGCTTTAGCTGAAATAAACCAAGATTTAGGTAAATTTGATGCTCAGATAAATAATCTTGACCAAGTAGCAACCAGAAATTATAACTTACGTAAAAACACAGCTGCCGAACAGGAAGAATATTCTGCAAAACTTGGAGAATTAAAATCTCAAATCAATCAAAAACTTGGTACTTTGAGTGAAGAATATTCTTTGACTTTTGAAGCTGCGTTGCAATTGTCTAAAGGACAGAATACAACAGAGTTGCGTAAAAAGTTAGAGCGTGAGGTTCATTTGCATAAGATGTCTTTAGCAGATATTGGCGAAGTAAATCTGAATGCGATTGAAGAATACGAAGATGTTAAAACTCGTTATGATTTCTTAAATGGCCAGCAGACTGATTTACTAAAGGCTAGAAAAGATATTGAAGAGTCTATGTCTAAACTTGACGACGAAGTAAAGAACCGCTTTAGTACAACCTTCCATCAAATAGAAAAGAGTTTTGCAAAGATCTTTCCAATTATGTTTGACGGAGGACATGCAAGATTAGAGCTAACTGATCCTAAGAACTTACTTGAAACGGGAATTGAGATTATTGCCCAGCCGCCTGGCAAAAAGTCACAAAAATTAACGCTTTTGTCTGGTGGTGAAAGAGCTTTAACTGCAATTACCTTACTATTTGCAATGCTACAAGTTAATCCCGTCCCATTCTGTATTTTAGATGAGGTAGAAGCAGCTTTAGATGAAACTAATGTTGATCGCTTTGCTCAGTTCTTGAATCACTATGACATGAAGACTCAGTTTATTGTAATTACTCACCGTCGCGGTACAATGCAAAAAGCAGATAATTTATATGGAATTGTAATGCAGGAATCTGGTATTTCCAAGGTTTTATCGGTATCGTTAAACGAAATTAAGAAAGAAGTGAATTAG
- the rnc gene encoding ribonuclease III, with product MVSVAFKNNLKEKYGIKFNNENLLEDAFTHSSYANEHPGRKDYEKLEFLGDAVLELAVSDYLYRHFPRLNEGELTRMRSNIVRTEGFSEFAIECGFPAEINLGKGEEKAGARKRKTLLEDVFEAFNGALFLDQGMPAVQHFLHLTVYPLIAEGDFNASRDYKTELQERLQVNGPVKIEYQVIAEDESKPSFKVQLLVNDKKISEGQGRNKKAAEQQAAQAALDKNK from the coding sequence ATGGTTTCAGTAGCTTTTAAAAATAATTTAAAAGAAAAATACGGAATAAAGTTTAATAACGAAAATTTACTTGAAGATGCATTCACTCATTCTTCTTATGCAAATGAACATCCCGGGAGAAAAGATTATGAAAAGTTAGAGTTTCTAGGGGATGCTGTTCTTGAACTAGCTGTATCCGATTATCTATATCGGCATTTTCCAAGATTAAATGAAGGTGAATTAACGCGAATGCGTTCTAATATTGTTAGAACTGAAGGATTTTCTGAATTTGCGATTGAATGTGGTTTTCCAGCAGAAATTAATCTTGGTAAGGGAGAAGAAAAGGCTGGGGCAAGAAAGCGCAAGACACTTCTTGAAGATGTCTTTGAGGCATTTAATGGAGCATTGTTCTTAGATCAAGGAATGCCAGCTGTACAACATTTCTTGCATTTGACAGTTTATCCATTGATTGCTGAAGGTGATTTTAACGCTTCAAGAGATTATAAGACTGAGCTTCAAGAACGTCTACAAGTAAATGGGCCAGTTAAGATTGAATATCAAGTAATTGCCGAAGATGAATCAAAGCCATCCTTTAAAGTACAATTACTTGTAAATGATAAAAAGATTTCTGAAGGACAAGGCCGCAATAAAAAAGCTGCTGAGCAGCAAGCGGCTCAAGCTGCATTAGATAAAAATAAATAA
- the ftsY gene encoding signal recognition particle-docking protein FtsY codes for MGLFDKIKKSLFGHKDEDQEEKEEHKVDEETTEEAQDSEVNTEAEEPENESDLALKETNKPDEETEDSDETPGWSDAGSAFEESQNEVEEKTTKAEDTSLEESKSEEYEDKISVSEPETDLAENTEEESAEKEDEQERYDKGLEKTNHSFGARLNAFFAKFRTVDEDFFDDLEDLLIESDVGFETAEELTDSLRDEAKLQNAKSHDDLKQVIVEKLVDIYDKGGEGKDSKLADDPEAKPNVYLFVGVNGAGKTTTIGKLAKRIKDSGKSVMMVAADTFRAGAVEQLVEWGRRDGVEVVTGPEKADPASVVYDGVKKAKDRRIDFLLVDTAGRLQNKVNLMSELDKIKRTIKKILPDQPNEVLLVLDGSTGQNALLQAKDFDKTTKLTGLVLTKLDGSSKGGVVLAIRNEMDLPVKLVGLGEKVDDLANFDAEKFAIGLFQGLI; via the coding sequence GTGGGGTTATTTGATAAGATCAAAAAATCTCTTTTTGGTCATAAAGATGAAGATCAAGAAGAAAAAGAAGAACATAAAGTAGATGAAGAAACGACTGAAGAAGCTCAAGATTCTGAAGTGAATACTGAGGCTGAAGAACCTGAAAACGAGTCAGACCTAGCTTTAAAAGAAACTAACAAGCCTGATGAAGAAACCGAAGACTCTGACGAAACTCCTGGCTGGAGTGATGCTGGTAGTGCTTTTGAAGAAAGTCAAAACGAAGTAGAAGAAAAGACAACTAAAGCTGAAGATACTTCTTTAGAAGAATCAAAATCTGAAGAATATGAAGATAAGATTTCAGTGTCTGAGCCAGAGACTGATTTAGCTGAAAATACTGAAGAAGAATCAGCTGAAAAAGAAGATGAACAAGAGCGATATGATAAAGGATTGGAAAAGACGAATCATTCCTTTGGTGCTCGTCTGAATGCATTTTTTGCTAAGTTTAGAACAGTTGATGAAGACTTTTTTGATGACCTTGAAGACTTATTAATTGAATCAGATGTCGGTTTTGAAACTGCTGAAGAATTAACCGATTCTTTAAGGGATGAAGCAAAACTTCAAAATGCCAAAAGTCACGACGACTTAAAACAAGTCATTGTCGAAAAATTAGTTGATATTTATGACAAAGGCGGCGAAGGCAAAGATTCAAAACTAGCTGATGATCCAGAAGCAAAGCCAAATGTATATTTGTTTGTTGGTGTTAATGGAGCTGGTAAAACAACGACGATTGGTAAATTGGCCAAGAGAATCAAAGATTCAGGCAAGTCTGTCATGATGGTAGCAGCTGATACTTTTAGAGCTGGAGCTGTAGAGCAATTGGTTGAATGGGGACGACGTGATGGCGTCGAGGTAGTCACTGGACCTGAAAAAGCTGATCCTGCTTCTGTAGTTTATGATGGTGTTAAAAAAGCTAAGGACAGACGAATAGATTTCCTATTAGTTGATACGGCTGGTCGTCTTCAAAATAAAGTAAACTTAATGAGTGAGCTGGATAAAATCAAGCGAACAATAAAGAAAATCTTACCTGATCAACCTAATGAAGTTCTTTTAGTTCTTGATGGTTCAACTGGCCAAAACGCATTGCTTCAAGCAAAAGATTTTGATAAGACTACAAAACTTACAGGTTTAGTTTTAACCAAGCTTGATGGCTCATCTAAGGGTGGAGTAGTTTTAGCAATTAGAAATGAAATGGATTTGCCAGTTAAATTAGTTGGTTTGGGAGAAAAGGTTGATGATTTAGCAAACTTTGACGCAGAAAAATTTGCAATCGGTCTCTTCCAAGGATTAATCTAA